DNA from Daucus carota subsp. sativus chromosome 1, DH1 v3.0, whole genome shotgun sequence:
gcaTGCAtggctttttatatatattctcgaGAAACTGACTCGTCGTCGTCGTGGGTTGCGATTGTGATTATGGCATTAAAGATAATATTTATGTGACTTTTTGAAcactttcttcatttcaaaataatagtcgaTTTGATCTTCCgcatgtattttaaaatgtaaaaaccgtatttctaaatattatttttcaaattttatttcttcaaataaagatataaacattaAGTTCTTATTtagagaaaaaaattgaaaagcaAGGTTAGCCAAACAACCAATTGCTTCTTATATATCTTGATTTTCGtctcaaaagtcaaaacgacttttatttaaaaacgaaGGAATATTAAAATACAGTATATGCTTAAAATTTACCTGCGCACATACATCCCATTACATAGGTCATAGAGACACACACCTCTCTGCTTCTTGAAacaggttttatatcaaactggccatCCATTTCGTTAAAAAATCTCACTTGACCCACCCAAAAAATTtcggactcatttaagccactataaaccaaatatatatcattttacccacttcaTTATTCATAcctttttacttaattatttataaaaaattaaccgtttatttttttactacaaaaccacttcgagtactttcataatagtccctgatatttattaaaataatttgggaatttctaaagcaacatagccatgtagttaaaaaaaatatatagttatagatatagttatatgatcatcctagctatgttgctttagGAATTCCCAAATAATTTGGATAAATACTAGGGACTATTAtcaaagtactcgaagtggttttgtagtaaaaaaacaaacggttgattttttataaatgtttaagTAAAGAGCTATGAATagtgatgatatatattttgtttataatggCTTACATGAGTCCGAAATTTTTTGGATTGGTAAAgtgagattttttgacgaaatgggtgcggtttgatataaaacccttcTCGAAACCCTGAAGCTTCTTGAGCCACAAATGGCGTCCAAGAATAGTACGACATCGTTTGATGATCTTCCTCAAGAAGCTGCTGCTAACATCCTCTTAAGGCTTCCAGTCAAAGCCCTGATCAGGTCAACATCAGTCAACAAGAACTGGTACTCTCTTATCACAAACCCTCATTTCATTTCTGCTCAAATCAAGCGTGCTGTATTACATTCTCATGATAATGCTGTGTTTGTAATCCACCACTCTGTTTCTCAACAAAAACATTGCTCCTTAGTCTCAGCTGAAACTTCAAAACTTTTCGAAAAATTTGAGATTCCCTTTACTACTAAGAGTGGAAAGTTGCAATTAGTTGGTTCAGTTAATGGCCTTATGTTATTAACTGATTCTCATATGTTTCATAGTTCTCGAGATTTGTATCTGTGGAACCCTTGTCTTAAAACTCACAGAACCCTTGTTTCGAGTTGTTTCAAGAACCTTCGTGATAACCCCTACAGAAGTTATTGTATTGTCGGGTTGGGTTTTAATGAAGCTTGTGATGATTATAGAGTAGTGAGGGTTGTTTATTCTATGGACAACAAGTGTAATCACTTGGGAGAAGTGTGTCCTAAGGCTGAGATTTATAGTTTAAGGAAACAAACGTGGAGGAAGATTAAAGATTCTGCTGTTACTAGGCTTGGTGCGAGTGATGGGGTTTTTGTCAAGGGTAGATTCTACTGGTTAGAAATGAAAAAGCCCATAACCCAGGAGACGGGTCGTCCTTATAATAGTAAGGATTTGTGGATGTTGTCGTTTGACTTTGATAATGAGGTGTTTGGCGAACTGAAATTTCCAGAGAATGTTTCAAATTGTTTAGGACGAGGATCCAGATATAAGTTGATGGAGTTTGAGGGCTCACTCTCTCTGTGTGTTTATGAGGTACAGTGTTGTAATGGAGTCGTTGTCCATCCTTATCGTCTATGGTTAATGATGCAGGGTAATGGTGTAATCACTTGGACATTACGTTTTAAAGTTGCACTCAAGGAAGGTGGGTTTCCGATGAGTATCACAAAGGCCGGAACAGTTTTAATAGAGACAATTCGCGGGTTGCCTAATGACCTTTCTGGCATTATATCATGTAATCTGAAGAGCCTGTGGTATAAAGATCTTGGATTTTATAAGCATGGGGGTGTAGAGTCTTCCCTATTCTGTCCTGAGGATTTTACTGTGGACACTTCCTTCGTGGAGAGTTTGGTCATGTACGAGGGAGGTAAATCACTGTTGAAATTTGCAAAGTGAGCAATCCCAAGTCTTTGGCTGGTaagtatatataaatctatATGTACTGATATCACTtttgattatgtgattcatATATCAGTCTAGCTTATTAAGTAAAATAACTTGTAATCTATAATATCTTCCGCACTCCTGTGTTTATCCCTTAGAATCTTATCACTTATAATAACTGTGGCTTGAAATCTATTGCTACTTGTCCTATATGGACTACCTGAGTAACCTGGGAGTCCAGGCTACATGAAACTTCACCTGTCCATACTGTCGAATATTTTGTTGAAAAGTCCCTGTTAATATGCATATATACCTATGTCTAGTGTCATGAGAAAGGCATGGCTTGAGTTATAGTCTAAAGTTTAAAGGAATATTATTTGTTGGAGATACAGGACTTTCAATGTGTTTGTTGTTGTAATTACTCTCTCAAGGACTTGCATTGCAGGGCTAGTTGCTGATTTTGCTTGAAAGTCTTGCAACTCTTCTAGGTGCAGCATTTATGTAAATTGTCTGAAGGTGCCAGCTTTTGCTGATACAACTCTATGGAAGATCTTTTGAACTCCACATGATGTAATTTCTTCACGTGCCATGTTTAGGAAGTACTTATGTCTAacagaatttatcaaatatagcttcttcctttttctttttggcCAGCGTTTAAGAGATCAATCGTTTAGTAATATTAAGGATCAAAATGATCCTGACTCATAGTCAGCATACAAATCTTAAACATGTATCACGTTAGGATTATTGTCGTAACCACTTATGCTTCTCTGGGAATATAATGTGTCCGCTGGAAGGGTGAATAGTTTCAGGAATTCTATGCTTTCAAAATCTGATCTAAATGCCAATATAACGGACGAAGATGCCAAATTTCTGATGCGAGGATGATATATGTTAGTTAACCGGCAGGTCTAAAAAACTAGTGTATTGATAGCAAGGTTTATAACAAACATACCACATAGAACACTCCTCGGCTCTGATACCCTCACTTATAATCATTTCACTATTTCAGGATCGAAATATGGATCATTTGAAGTTTATATTGGGCCAGGAGATTTCTCCTAACCTAAGCTCTAATATCATAAGTAACCAACACCCATAAAACCTCCACTAAATTATGTATTGTATTTAAGAATAATTTTGTCTACAAGGGTTGCATATGCTATTGTACACTCTATGGCACTCCAAGGGCTTGTTCTTGGTCTCATTCTCAGCATCCAACAACACAACCAGAGCGGGTTGGGTGTGGGGTGCTTGCAGGGATGCTTTCTGGCGAGTTGAGGTACAGTTAAATTACTTTGATAACATACGGGTTGGGTGTGGGGTGCTTGCAGGGATGCTTTCTGGCGAGTTGAGGTACAGTTAAATTACTTTGATAACGTACGGGTGTGTTTTTAGATCGGTTACTTTATTTTGTGGGAGATTACTTCAATTAAAAATTTACCAATATTCATAATATAGTGAGTTTGATTTAAGATTCGcagcaaattataattttttaagccGAAAGAATTTTAAGTTATTAAGCTCAAAGAACTAAAATGCTTGATACTAATCATAGTAACACAAATTTATATGGacaatttttttacataatatgtaaaaaggagttatatatatatatatagggtagcactccatagcataccctcttatatagagttacgtagcacatcattataaatatatacataatatatattctaatatatttttaatgaaatataattgcaaattttgattattaaaccgaaaacgaagttatacaattttttttattccaaagatcattaaaaattatgcaatatctcaacatgattctataacaggaTAATAAtcttccagaattattctgttgtagaataagtttcgaaaatatattttttaaatcaaattttaagtgttaaattacttaaaatagatttattttatcgtattctatattagaatcacgttttatatatattttataacagaatttataataaaattgatgatttatagtggcgcactatgtaactccatataaggagtccctctttggaatgttggcatatatatatatatatatatatatatatatatatatatatagaacttcAATTTTTTCCTGATTAAATACCTTAAAATTGTATTATCCTAAAATTTTACCGATTGCTTTAAATCGACCCGATAAGTTTGTGTTGATAGACCCGATAAGAATGAGCGATATTCTCGAGATCAACAATCCTAAATTACAATATAAAGTAGAGAAACACACCAAATTCTTCTTTTGACAGACCCGATAAGAACGAGCGATATTCCCGAGATCAACAATCCTGAATTACAATATAAAGCAGAGAAACACTTCAAATTCTGAGATCACCAACCCTGAGTTTGTTGTGGTTCTTTAATACCATTCCCAAAGTTCCGAGAAATTTCATTCATATAGCAATGCCTTCATCACTCACAAAATTTAGTTCATCAGGAAAAGTGGAATATGCCATTACAAATTTTGCAGCGCTTTTGGAAGAAAAATTGATGCATCAAGATTTTCATCTGCTGATGGATTTCCTGAAAAATTCTCCGATCAGTTATGCACTCACCGCGAGCCCCACAATTTATGCTGAAATAGTTCAAGAAATGTGGAGGGAAGCAGATTGCAGCACAGAGGGTGTAATAAAATTCACAATCAAGGGTAAATCTTATATCTTAACTCCTTTCATGATTAATAAAGCCCTTAATTTGCCTCATTCCAACTTTGAAGATTTTCCTACTCGTGGTGAGATTATTTCCATGTTAAAGGCTATCGGATGTGAAGAGGAAAGCGTTAGTAAACTATGTAAGCAGAGTTTTAGAAAGGAATGGTGGTACTTCTTTGTAACTTTGAATAAGGTTTTCGCAGGAAAATGTTCTTCTTATGATTCTTTAAGTACTTTTATCCTGAAAATCGCATACAGCCTTTTGTACGGCAGGAGAATTGACATTGGCAGATTGTTGCTTAATGAATTCTTTTGCAAATTAGGCAGTAAAGGGAAAAGAAGTCATGTCATATTTTATGCTAGATTCCTTATGATTATTGCTAATTCTTTGTGTAAGGAACTTCACATAGAAGATAGAGATGATAAAGTTCCAGTGTGTATGCAACCAAAGACTATGTTCACTCAATTAGTTAAGGACAATGTAAATTCAGAGGTTGAATTTGTGCTTCCAGAACACGTAAGAGTACAACTCTCTGTGTTATCTTCTTCACATTCACACACAAGTTCTTCTGTGGTTCCTCCTGCACTGGAGGATAGGAGAGAAGGTCACACTTTTCCTAACCCACCAGCACTGCCCTCACCATTGGAATCTGGGAATATAGCCTCCTCTCTTGTCTCTGACTCTGGTAAAAGAAAGCAATCTACTTTGCCTACTACAACTGTGAATGGCAATGAAACAGCACCTGAGGTGTATCCACCTCAGAAAAGGAGATATGCAGGCAAACTAAAAGCTTCAAGTAATCTGTTTGCCGGAGATCAAGAAATGCCACCTGCAGAAATTAGGGATGGGGTACCAGTAGTTGAGTTTTCTTCATCTCCAGAGGAAGAAAATCCTAGACATGACCTTCTCTGCCTGATTGAACCTGCAAGGGAAGCGGAAGAAGATCGCCAACACCTTATGAAGGCAGCATCTGTACTAAAATCTCGGTTGGTGGCCCGTCTCACAAGTTTTACTGACAGACCAAGTGCCCAGGATATGAGGAGACTTGCTGATAGGTGTTATGAAACACTTGAAGGATTAGGAGCTGATAACCAATCTTTTAGAACTGAAGTTGACAAACTAATTGCACAACAGCAAGAGGTAGAATTTTCTGTTCAAAAGAAAGAAGAGTGGAACGAGTGCGGCATAGATGCTCTCTACAATGAACAAGTGCACATTCTCTCTGATGTGACACAGAAATTAACCAGTGCCCAGGACCAACTGTCTACAGCTAAGACGAAAGCAAATTCTATAAGGCTTAAAGAAGAAGAGCTGACAGTTGCAttacataagcttaaagaggagTTGGATGAGGTAGAAGGGAGTGTCAAGAATCTGACAGCTGAGACAGATCAATGCAAGGGAGCTCATTCGGTTGCTGAAGCTGAACTTGCGAAGTTGGATGCAGAAAAAGAGAAGGCTCGTGTGGCATATAGAGAGCTCGATGACCAATATAATGCTGCCAATAGAAAGTTTGAGAGGATCAGTCATCAATTGCTATTTGCTACACTTAGTAAGGAAGTAGCTGAATAATTTTACTTTATGTTCAACTTGAAAGAAATCTTCCTGGTTACTAGTGTTTTACTAGTAGAAACTAGATGAACTTCAACATAATATTAGGACTTCAAGATCTTGCTTTAAGTTTTTTTATTGTAGTCTCAGTTAATTGTGGACTTCGTCGCTTTATCATATTAATCAGTTCTTCCTTCATTCAGTCCTTTATCTTAATAATTCCAATCTCTGGTGCATGCTTTACTTATGATTCatgatgttttaattttatattttatactcagCTTTTGTACAAGATTTCTTGCTTGTCTTTACTTTACTGTAGTAATAATACCTTCTGATTGTGCATTACCATATCTGCTTTGAACCTTTACTTCATATGCGTGTTTCAATTATATCTTAAATTGGTACTACAATACTGTGAATTCTTTTTTCTAGACATATTGACCATATTAGAAGCTCATCAATTTTCACAAATTAGGGACTTATAAGAAACATAGATTATGAAAACCAAGAACAGATAATAGTAGACTTGATGTTGGTTCTTTAGTTTACTATGGAATTTCAGTATTACAACTTTAAGTTGCTGCTCTATTATAGTACCAACCCTAAGCTTTATTTTCTACTAGCTAAGGAGAGGTATCCTCACTTTATCATGTATTGGTAAGCTCCTAAGCCTTTCATTTTTCATGATTTGTTTTCTTGTATTTATGCTTCTGGTTGTGTTTCTTGGTTCTTTATATATCTCCAGAATTTTACCTATGAAACCTTTAACTCAAAGAACCTTTGTTTATTTTCCAAAATCATGTCACATATATTCATTTGTGGCTTGAAAGATGCTGTTACTTGTCCAACGTTTATACAAGCAATAATATGTCTCTCTGGGGCTTAacttttaagttaaaaattgttttttattcAAGTTagttttcatttcaaattgttaggAGCTATACATGGTACTGTTTTtaccatttttttttgttttattcatGCCGGGTTTTGAAGGAAACAGTTGTTCATTCATGTAAGATTTTATGTTCCGATAGTAACGGTTATAATGGActaatgattattatattttaaaaattatatgttattattatttaatttattataaatagaatatataattttaatagtaTAAGAGATGACCCGAAATCTTGCTACATGTCTCTAATTATTCGACATGTATAGCCAATATCAATATCTGATTGGAGtggataattttttatatattttctataatttttatttatgatttttttaaacttattttagtAAAGAGTTTTGTATGATTGGAGATGCACTAAGGTTGCATTCAATTGAATATAATCGAATATAtgaagaatgaaatgaaatttatacTCAGAAATTGTAAAATGAGTATGATTGAAATATGTCTTAATTTTCATTTCCTAAATTATTTCATCCCAAACTATTTGAAGTAGAAACTAACCTATATGTTTGAAAGTAAATCTACCACTTTTTCATCATATTCCAGTAAAAtctttatgacaaaaaattatactccctcataattaattattattgtttaatactttcttcttttttcattataaaatttCATCACATTCTCTTCTCCGCTTCCATTGGGGAGCAGATACATGGTCTGGTTTAATTTCTACATAGTAAGAAGTTTGTTGATGATGGCTAATCCAATATCAAACATAGAGTAACATGTATAATTTGTTAATCCTttaagaaatataataaaaagaacCTGGACGCATTGCACAAGAAGTCGACGATTAGTAAACCATTATGAAGCTTGTTGTCCTCAAATGGGCTAACCAATTGGCTTCACTGCCAACTCTTTGTACGTTCTTGGTCTTGGAGTAAAAATAAACTTTAAGGTTTATTTCACAAATGAGCCTCTCATCACTTTCTACCGTCAGCATTGCCTTTAATTTGTTTGTAGGATGCTCGGAACTCATCAGTCCTCCTTTACCCCGAGGATACcgcatttaataaaaataaataaattcaagaTGACTTTCCCACGTCGGTTTTTTCCTATTTTGTTTCTGTGCATCAAGGTCCTTAAGAACCTGATGGGCAGGGTATGGACTCCTGCCGCCGAGGGTCCTGTAGGCCTTGATCACAATATTCAGGTTATTCATCAATCCATTAGCTTCATCTATCCATTATCTATAACATTACACAAACACTCTCAAATCCAAATATCCAATAAAAGTCCCGTTCATGAATCATATTCACATATTTATTCATAGGCAGGGGTGGCAAAATTTTTTGAACCGACGGATATCCGACCGAACCGATCCGAATGATTTTGGTCTAGCAGtgcatgttgaaaattctgctgtataatatttttgattgatttatatTTGCATGAGatggttttatatataatatcaattcGTGTTACGGTATTTTCACGTTTttctcttaatatttttttgttgatatgtATTGGTATGGTAGGGTTCTATGTATGTGACGTTAATTTTCTATTAGATGATATTTatgaatgtattttatattcgaACTATGATAtcaaatgtaatttatttatttttaaaaggtctacataattttaaaaataaaattggtatTCATGATTTGTTTTGTATTAAGAAagtgaatcataaacatgcaactATGCAAGTAGAagataaaatttgttttggacTTAAAAAAATTGCTTCTGTTCGTTTCCCACATCCGTCATTACACTTGTTAAGCTGAACTTTTCGTATTGAAGGCCAATATTCTTTATGTTTTCCCGCATAGCCTAAGTTAGGCACATTTTCTCATATGTCTCATTTAGGTAATAATTTCTTTCTACCAAATTTGAttatgttttgaatttttttttattaaaataattttgtgatattagttatttattattttattttcaaacgttttgaatatttttttgtgTGATACTAACTATTTATTATGTGGAGattaaatccggcttattaagtttaatattgtgcataatattattttcatgttgtttaagaaaatatattagataaaagtgGTTTTGTAGCCGtaggatttatatgattttagaattaaaattaGTGACATGCAATGGACTTTACTACTCCAGAAGTTGAACAAATTAAGATGAGGGAAACTGGAATTTGTTTCCAGTCAAGAGTCAGTAGGAATTAGACTGTAATGGCTAATATTATATTGTGAACAGATAAACATAGCAAAACCACATACCAGTGAGTCTTACAAGTCAACATCTGGCCTGCTGAGAATTTAAAGAAAAAACCCTACAACTCGGGTTAGGGATATTACAATTATCTATCTATTTACATATGTAATAAGGAGATTTGTAGTTGAAAAACCAGACATTGAGCTAATGCCTGGAGAATAGAAAGTGAACCTGTGGATTGGCACAATCAAATTGCATACACATTCTTGGGCTCATTGTTTTCTGAATCTGATGTTATGTATTTTGAAAATGATCTGGACTTGCTACTCCTTGCAGACCTGCGAACACTCCTCCTCAAGTTAGAAGCCTCAATTCGGTGCAAAATAACTAAGTAAGACATTGTCCCCAGTGTTGCGGCCATGATCAATGCCCCTACTATTGTTACTCCAAGTGCTAGCAAAAATTCGTCCTCTCCGACGACAATAAAACAAAGTGCAAAAAATGCCACTGAAATAGAAACGCAAGCCAACCACAGGAGCTTGTTAATAATTGCCATCGTTTGCTTCTTCCCCTTCTTATCAACAACTACAATCGAAGTTTGAACCACCACAACAGCCAATGATATAAAGAGTGCAAGAGAGTCAGATATAAGGAATATTGTGAACTGGGGCTTCGGGGCAATATTTGCTTCTCCTAGAGACATTCCAGGTTTTACACCTTTAGGGTCATCTACATATTGACCAGGAACAGTGAAAATTGCAGCAAATGCAACGCTGGCAATTAGAACAGCAACAACATTGGTAGAGGTGATTGCATTGTTGAGCCCTTCCAAATGCATCTTGTTGATCTGCTTGCCTATATCTTTCATCTGTTTTCTTGTTTGGCGTGTGTGCTTGATCTGATGGTGAACATCATGTTTGATATCGCTTACTGTTTGCTTTAATTCCTTGGCAGCATTTGTTGTTGGCggtagtttcatattttttgCACTCTGAACCCCATGCTCTTCTAGGATATTTGCAATCTCTGAATGACCAGTTTTTTCAGCAGTGTCGAGAGCAGTTTCTCCAGATTTGTTTATTGCTTTTTTATCCAGAATTTCTTTGCGGCTTAGCAGTGCAAGTATGATCTGCATAGCAAAAAATGTGTTGatcattttttattaaagaacACGAGATATATATAAACATCTTCACTTTTAAGCAAATGAATATGCTAAAGTTAATTACTTGCAACTGAGACAAGTCAAATAGATATACCTCCTTCACAGAATTATAGAGATATCATAACAAATGCAAATGCAAATACTTATATGCATAAATGTATCAAGTGAAATGGTTAATTTAAAGAAATATGATAGAAAGGAT
Protein-coding regions in this window:
- the LOC108198827 gene encoding F-box/kelch-repeat protein At3g23880-like; translated protein: MASKNSTTSFDDLPQEAAANILLRLPVKALIRSTSVNKNWYSLITNPHFISAQIKRAVLHSHDNAVFVIHHSVSQQKHCSLVSAETSKLFEKFEIPFTTKSGKLQLVGSVNGLMLLTDSHMFHSSRDLYLWNPCLKTHRTLVSSCFKNLRDNPYRSYCIVGLGFNEACDDYRVVRVVYSMDNKCNHLGEVCPKAEIYSLRKQTWRKIKDSAVTRLGASDGVFVKGRFYWLEMKKPITQETGRPYNSKDLWMLSFDFDNEVFGELKFPENVSNCLGRGSRYKLMEFEGSLSLCVYEVQCCNGVVVHPYRLWLMMQGNGVITWTLRFKVALKEGGFPMSITKAGTVLIETIRGLPNDLSGIISCNLKSLWYKDLGFYKHGGVESSLFCPEDFTVDTSFVESLVMYEGGKSLLKFAK